The window AGGATCAAAAGGCGAACAAAAGGCAGCAGCAGTGGGTGAAGTCAGACCATTTGTACTATATGAAGATGAGAAAGCAACCATGTCATCCACTGCCCTATTCATATCAGCTTCACGCAGAGCCCATAAACTGTCATCAGAGCTAAGAGAGGGTGGCCGGGAGAAACCATTTCCTGGATAATCAGAAGAGTTCCAATACATTATGCCACCACCGAAATATTGGTTATAATCTATTCCAGAAACAGCATGAACCTCGTACTCTTCTTCTGATACCCAATGATTGTCAAATTCATCTGCTAGCTCTTGCGCATTTGCTATATCAGGAGGTAAATCAAATATATCCCCAGAATATTTTCTTTCATCATCTGGAGTTGTTGCATCAACCTGGACGCTGTGAACAGCCAATCCTTTTGAAAAGGTACACTGCCGCCGGGTCATAAAACCCGAATCATAATTACCGTTTGGCGGTGCAGCCATGCCACCACGAAAAACAGGAGGCCAGTCTAAACTCATAGGAATAGGACGAGACAGTATTGGGTTGCGTCCACCTTCAATAGGAGTGTTTCTTGCCTGCTGTAATGTGGGAACAAATGAGTGGCAAAAGTGATTATGCCAATTCCGCCCAACATCCAAATGCAATCTATCAGTAGCAGGAGGGAGATGAGAATTAAAAGATGGAAAATATACAGAAGGTACACCAGGCCACTCATATGGACTACATTTAGAGAAAGCTGAATTTCTACATTCAAATAGGCATCTATCTCGCTCCTTCAATAGCCCAAACTCCTTTACATAAACCTCTCTGGTTAGTTTGTCAGGAACAGATGGCTTTACATCAGCTTCTGGAACACAGACGGAGTTAAGAGAACCTGTATCTTCTTTACTGTAGAAACTACCATGCTTCAATTCATGTGCCGGAGGATTTTGAGCATTACAATCTACATCACAAGTTGAACAATCTATTTCCTGAGACATAGTTTTCCCTTGATTTGATGCTAAACAAAGCTGAGGACCTAAACCATTGCAACTTTTAGAAAGATCCTCAACATTTTCTTGCTCAATCGCCTCGGCAAAACTGTTCTTTGTACTTGAGGAGTGGATGTCACTACCATTCAAATAATCATTTTTGGCATTAATGGAAGATTTATCAAAAACCCTATCACATACTCCCACCCCACCTTCAGAAATAATAGTAGTAGAGGCAGCATCGATAATGGACTTTTGAAAATTGCTAGCTTCTCGGCCAGTGGTTGTGCTTTtacatttatttttctctttcctactTTTTCTTGAATTAGTTCGAAGTTTGTTAGCGTCCAACCGCCGAGTATGATCCTGCTGGCAGGAAGTTTGTCATAAACCATTTAAATCTTCAGCGAGAAATACTATCCAAATTAAATGGGGCAAAAGATAGAAACCTTTTTTGCAGTTGACGATATGCTCCCAGTAGAAATCTCCTTTCCAAGAGGATCATTAGGAGGTTCCTTGGATCCCACTAAATCAGCCTTCTTTTCATTATCCACTAAACAATCAATGTCCTGAAATATTAGAGGGATGAAATCAGGATTTTAAACAGACATGCATGATATAAAATAGTCAGACAACTCTTAAACAATAGTACCTTTTGTAGCCTTTCATGTGAAATACCATTCACACATGTGAAAGGGACATGATTTTGCTTCTTAGTGTTGCGGGTTCGTCCCTTCTTTTTACGATTAAACGCACTAGGCTTTTCCTTAGACCTTCCTGATGAAGATTTATCAAGCTCCTCTGATAGAAGTTCAAATTTTGTGCAGTCCAGTGATATAACCATTAGGAGTCCTCGTATTTTTCGCAATATACAATCAGAAACAGTACAGACAGAACCCAATGAACTAAAGAATAGCTCTCCTATATCGTAGTCAATATTAAGAACTGACGTTATCACCATATTAACATCTAGAAGCACGAGCAAAGAATTAAGGGCTCTGGCTAAAGCAGGTGGTTTGTTACAAAAAGCTAATGGTGTAACAACTGTTCCAAGTTCTACATCATTGGGAAATGCTCTGGTGGTCCTTTGAGCAGATGCAGTACCGTTATATTGAAGAAATTTATCAACTCCCACACTGTATAGCCAAATCTCATCCTGAGAGGCATTATGTGCCACTTCCAAAATTTCACGAGTCTGAAAACTTATGATTCAAAAGTTAGCCCCATGCTTTGAGAAGGTCTCATAAACATACTAACCCAAATTACATGTATGAATATTCCAACTGACGACATCCCCTGATGTGAATCCgtagaaaaggaaagaaatagaaccATTCATCCAAGATTAAACAATGGGAAATATGACTTAAATATAACAAAGTATAGATGGATTCATTATTAAATATGACTTAACTATAATGGTATAGAAGGCAAAATTCTTTGAAAAATTTTCCTGACAAACTATATCAGGTTAAAATTTTCCAAACTACCAATTCCGAGCAGCTCAACTTTGAAAAAATTGTCTTCCTAAGTATTAATTATCATAGCAAATCCACTGAACATCTTCCTAATTATCCCCAACAATACCGATTTCGGTTTAATATTCCGAATTTCCCTAAAATTTCCCAATAATTAGCTCGACTTTCAAAATATCATCTTCCTAAGTAGTAATTAATTATCACAGCATTTGCCCTCAAATCTTCCTAATTATTCCAGCAACACCACTTTCAGCTTAATATGTTCCTAATTTTCCTAGTAACTCCATCTTTTAACTTTCACATCTTCCATTTAacgttttatttttttcttagctCAAATATGGAAAATTATTAACCATTTATGATTTATCATCAATTATTCAATTCACACCAACACTAAACCAAAATTAACAACTTTTTTGAAAGTTCCCAAATGGAAGGTACCAAAGGTTTTGCAGCTCTGCTCAAAATTGTTGTTAAGGCCCTCTTCCTTGTCACAGCATCCAGATTACTCCACCAATCCACACATCCCTTCTTCCTCCAAAACACATTCGCTGCGACCCCGGCcaaattcatcttctccttcaatTTAACACCTCTTTTCCTCCCTCCTCCCCCTCCAGCTCCTCCTCCACTATTCAACCATGCCAGCCGCATCGCAACCTCAATCCTATTCGCCAAAAACGCCTCAATCCGATAATACCCCATTGCCTTTAGCCAATTCAGCTCCACCCAATTATTCCCAATCTCATTCTCCTCCCCTCTCAAGAACCCGCCATTGGAAATTCGGTCCATAACGTCCACAAACCGGTCAATGTCATCCACCAAATTCTCAGCAACGGTAAAGGCGTCAAGGCAAGCCGCGGAACAGGAGCACGCCCCGGCGCCTTCATTTCCCTCGGCCGACTCGAACAGCCGGGCGGAGTCAAACAGAACCCGCCCGGCCACGGCCGAGTCGGCGGAATCGGCAGCGCGTGCAAGGAGGCCACGGGAGCGCTTGAAGCAGAGAGTGGGGAGGAATGGAGGATGAGTGGAGGGAAGGTCAGGAAGAACAATGAAGGAGCCATGGCCGTTGGATCGGAGCTTGGAGATCATGCGGAGGAGAGTTTGGACGAAGGTTGGATCGACGATGGTGAGTGCGGATTGACGGTGTTGGAGGGAGAGGGATGAAAACcatttgaaaatttgggatctagggttagggttagggtttgaggATTGGGATTGGGAATGGGAGTGGTAGAGGGAGATGTGAGAGGTGAGCGAGTCGATGAGTTGGTGGTGAGCCATTGGAGCGAGTTGCGAAGAAGAAAAGTTTTGAATAGTTTGGTTTTATTGTTAGGGAGTTACATTTTTACATGACATGAATCTTCATGACAGTGGaatcagagatagagaaagagagaaagaggaaaatgAAATGACGAAAAGGGATGCGAGGAATGTACGCTGACGCAGGTGTATGAGGGACCTCTATTTTGGTTGGTTAGTTGTGTGGTGTTTCGTGGCTGCCAGCCTGCCACGGTGGTTTTGTTTTTCGTTGTCACGGTGCTCTGTGTGTTTTCCTGTGGGCTGCGAAGGAGACaatattttacaaattttatgACTTGTTTAAGACTCTGAGGTAGAAGAAGACTAGgctaatatttttaatcataaagGGTTTAGAAATATGCTTAGAAATATGTTTAGACTTATTTATACATGTACTAAACTTATATTTTCAACtttctttaatttaattcatttaaaaacttaaatatttctttttttgagAAAATAAATTATCCAAATATTAATGGACATTCacatttatttttatcataatattttttaaatgttcATTTAAAATTATGtctcattaaaattttattaaaaaaaaactcaatagaaaaaaattttagtaaaagaaATAAAGTACAATATCCTTAAAAATTGCCTTGTTAAAAACTTTGTCAAGCAAAAACTCAATAGGGAGAAAAAtctgaccaagaaaaaaaaagtgcaTTCTCTCCCTTTGTcgacattatttaatatctcaaaatcagcgcatcccaatctgatgtaccaatcttttaaAGAGGGATTTgaaagtgactttgtaaataaatctgccagattatcatttaagcggatctgttggatatcaattgttccttgattttgaaggtcatgagtaAAGAAAAATGTGGGAGAAATATGATttattctatcacctttgatgtattcaTCTTCAAACAAAATAGTTGGAGCTattttatgatcaatcagtccacatgatgacagaatatattggattaaaCTTCTAAGTCAAAAACAttcgcgacttgcttcatgtatcgctaatATTTCAACATGATTAGAGGATATTGCTGTTATCGtctgtttcatggacttccatgaCATATGTGAATAAATTTCCTGTTTGAGATCTTtttttgtgtggatcagacaagtatcctacatctgcatagccaactaattgtgacttggatttaTATGGATAAAATAGTCTCATATCAATTGTTCCTTGAatatatcgaaagatttgtttgattctattccaatgtcttctggtttgagaggaactatatcttgctagtaaattcactgcaaatgatatgtcaggttgtgtattattagcaagatatatGGCAGCTGTCGAAAAGAACAGAGAGGGTATCCCGAAGATGCGTGTTACCCATTGTGACAGACGGACTTTAGTGTTTATCGTTGAGGAGTTAGAGCCGTTGGAGGGTTGGTCGCAAGGTTCATTCCGTGTTCGGCTAACGGTGGGTACGTGTGACTGTGGACTTTTCCAATCTCTCCACTACCCATACCAACATGCGCTAGCCGCTTGTGCCGCCGCAAGCATCGAGTGGGCTCCATATTGACAGAGCTGTTAGTAATAATCATTGGCACCTACTCTTTTCCAAAAGCTTACACTGAGATCCTGGAAAGATATCATTCGGACCATTTCCCGATTTTAGTGAGATGCTTtggtgctaaaattaagaaaaataagaacCGTCCTTTTAGGTTTTAAGCTGCTTGACCACCCACCTTCAATTTCATAGCATTGTTCAACATGCTTGGAATAAAGGGTCCTCGGATGTGATTAGAAGCCTAAAAGAGGTCCAGTCAGAGGCCCTTACTTTCAACAGAAAAATTTTCAATAATGTCTTTATCAAGAAAAGATCTTTGGAGCAGGAGATTAATAGAACTCAATTGATCTTGGATGGTGCCGGTGATGCAAATTTTTGGTTAAAAGAGAAAAATCTTCATGATGAGCTTAATCCTGTTCTTATTCAAGAAGAGCTTATTTGGTATCAAAAGTCTCGTGAGCAATGAGTGAAGTTCGGAGATAAAAATACTAGGTACTTTCATCTGCAAAATATTATTCGAAGGAAAAGAAACAAGGTTCATGGGTTATTCCTAGAGGATGGCACTTGGTCCACAGAATCCGATGTTCTCTAAAAAGAAGCTAATGCCTTCTTCCAAAGACTTTTTTGTACCAAAAAGGATGTTAACATCAATGCTCTTGGTGATCTCCCGCTGCCCCAGCTGAGTGTTGAAGCTTGTGATGCTCTTACAGCAATGGTTACTTTGGAGGAAGTGAGAAGAGTTGTCATAGAGATGGGTTCTTTTAAAGCTCCAAGCCCCGACGATTTTCAAGCCATTTTTTTCAAACAATATTGGGATGTTATTGGCATGGATATCTGGAATATTGTTATAAAGCCTTTTTGGGAGAGCTTCTTGATGCAGCAGTCTTCGAAACTCTCATTGTTCTTATATCCAAGGtagactctccttccttcatgaAAGACTTTCGTCCCATTAGTCTGtgtaatgtaatttataaaattattacgaAAGTGTTAGTTTCAAACTTTCGTCCTTATGTTGTTGATGTGGTTGGCCCCCTTCAAGGAGGTTTTATTTCTGGAAGGGGTACTACTGAGAATATCATAATTACgcaagaagttatgcattttatAAAACATACTAAGTCCAAGAAAGATGTCATGGCTTTTAAGATTGATCTTAAAAAGGCCTATGACAAAGTAGGCTAGAGATTCTTACATCAGTCCTTTGGTGCTTTTGGTTTTTCTAAATCTATTATTCAGCTCATAATGAAGTGTGTGAGTTCCTCTTCTTTATCAATCCTATGGAATAGGGATCGTCTAAATAATTTTAGTCCTCAAAGGGCCTTAGACAAGGGGACCCAATGGCCCCTTATCTTTTTGTGCTTTGTATGGAGAGGCAAGCATGTCTTATTAATCACAAGGTCTCTGAAGGCTCTTGGATCCCTGTTGCTTTATCCCAAAAAGGCTTTAGAATTTCTCACTTGTTGTTCGCCAATGACCTTCTTCTTTATTGCAAAGCGACTAAAACTCAAGTGGAGTTTATTATGAGAACTCTTGATCTTTTTTGCAAACCTTCTGGCCTAAAGGTTAACCTTGTGAAGTCTAAAGCTTAGTGTTCTAAGTCTGTGACTGCGAGAAGAAAGGGCATGCTTGCTGAGGTTTCTCATATTCGTTTCGCACAAAATATGAAAAAACATCTTGGGGTGAATATTTGTCATGATAGGGCGCTCAAGAGAACTGTGCAAGAGATCCTTGAGAAGATTAAGGCAAGGCTTGCTAATTGGAAAGTGCGACTTCTCAATAAAGCGGGTAGATTATGTCTTGTC is drawn from Arachis hypogaea cultivar Tifrunner chromosome 12, arahy.Tifrunner.gnm2.J5K5, whole genome shotgun sequence and contains these coding sequences:
- the LOC112728186 gene encoding uncharacterized protein isoform X5; protein product: MAHHQLIDSLTSHISLYHSHSQSQSSNPNPNPRSQIFKWFSSLSLQHRQSALTIVDPTFVQTLLRMISKLRSNGHGSFIVLPDLPSTHPPFLPTLCFKRSRGLLARAADSADSAVAGRVLFDSARLFESAEGNEGAGACSCSAACLDAFTVAENLVDDIDRFVDVMDRISNGGFLRGEENEIGNNWVELNWLKAMGYYRIEAFLANRIEVAMRLAWLNSGGGAGGGGGRKRGVKLKEKMNLAGVAANVFWRKKGCVDWWSNLDAVTRKRALTTILSRAAKPLTREILEVAHNASQDEIWLYSVGVDKFLQYNGTASAQRTTRAFPNDVELGTVVTPLAFCNKPPALARALNSLLVLLDVNMVITSVLNIDYDIGELFFSSLGSVCTVSDCILRKIRGLLMVISLDCTKFELLSEELDKSSSGRSKEKPSAFNRKKKGRTRNTKKQNHVPFTCVNGISHERLQKDIDCLVDNEKKADLVGSKEPPNDPLGKEISTGSISSTAKKQDHTRRLDANKLRTNSRKSRKEKNKCKSTTTGREASNFQKSIIDAASTTIISEGGVGVCDRVFDKSSINAKNDYLNGSDIHSSSTKNSFAEAIEQENVEDLSKSCNGLGPQLCLASNQGKTMSQEIDCSTCDVDCNAQNPPAHELKHGSFYSKEDTGSLNSVCVPEADVKPSVPDKLTREVYVKEFGLLKERDRCLFECRNSAFSKCSPYEWPGVPSVYFPSFNSHLPPATDRLHLDVGRNWHNHFCHSFVPTLQQARNTPIEGGRNPILSRPIPMSLDWPPVFRGGMAAPPNGNYDSGFMTRRQCTFSKGLAVHSVQVDATTPDDERKYSGDIFDLPPDIANAQELADEFDNHWVSEEEYEVHAVSGIDYNQYFGGGIMYWNSSDYPGNGFSRPPSLSSDDSLWALREADMNRAVDDMVAFSSSYSTNGLTSPTAAAFCSPFDPVGTGPQTVSYVMSSNEVPGKVLHSSSVADAAGDEDTSGSLGNNLSGEMEGKAGDSHPYPILRPIIIPNLSRERSRSDFKRSVDHKSPCVPPTRREQPRIKRPPSPVVLCVPRAPRPPPPSPVSDSRKQRGFPSVRSGSSSPRHWGMRGWYHDGSNLDEACLRMDGAEVVWPSWRSNNLAVRSMIQPLPAALLQDRLIAMSQIPRDQEHPDVTIPLQPPELQSCSARGSSLSLMHGLLHDEIDSFCKQVAAENLSRRPYINWAVKRVTRSLQVLWPRSRTNVFGSNATGMSLPTSDVDLVVVLPPVRNLEPIKEAGILEGRNGIKETCLQHAARYLANQDWVKSDSLKTVENTAIPIIMLVVEVPQEVISSSMVQSLKEEPHCTHNEHGNDSHSDAIQLEDSSFPNSSGINFDASKESKSVRLDISFKSPSHTGLQTTEMVKALTDQFPAAIPLALVLKQFLADRSLDQSYSGFTNYTFSSA
- the LOC112728186 gene encoding uncharacterized protein isoform X1 — protein: MAHHQLIDSLTSHISLYHSHSQSQSSNPNPNPRSQIFKWFSSLSLQHRQSALTIVDPTFVQTLLRMISKLRSNGHGSFIVLPDLPSTHPPFLPTLCFKRSRGLLARAADSADSAVAGRVLFDSARLFESAEGNEGAGACSCSAACLDAFTVAENLVDDIDRFVDVMDRISNGGFLRGEENEIGNNWVELNWLKAMGYYRIEAFLANRIEVAMRLAWLNSGGGAGGGGGRKRGVKLKEKMNLAGVAANVFWRKKGCVDWWSNLDAVTRKRALTTILSRAAKPLTREILEVAHNASQDEIWLYSVGVDKFLQYNGTASAQRTTRAFPNDVELGTVVTPLAFCNKPPALARALNSLLVLLDVNMVITSVLNIDYDIGELFFSSLGSVCTVSDCILRKIRGLLMVISLDCTKFELLSEELDKSSSGRSKEKPSAFNRKKKGRTRNTKKQNHVPFTCVNGISHERLQKDIDCLVDNEKKADLVGSKEPPNDPLGKEISTGSISSTAKKQDHTRRLDANKLRTNSRKSRKEKNKCKSTTTGREASNFQKSIIDAASTTIISEGGVGVCDRVFDKSSINAKNDYLNGSDIHSSSTKNSFAEAIEQENVEDLSKSCNGLGPQLCLASNQGKTMSQEIDCSTCDVDCNAQNPPAHELKHGSFYSKEDTGSLNSVCVPEADVKPSVPDKLTREVYVKEFGLLKERDRCLFECRNSAFSKCSPYEWPGVPSVYFPSFNSHLPPATDRLHLDVGRNWHNHFCHSFVPTLQQARNTPIEGGRNPILSRPIPMSLDWPPVFRGGMAAPPNGNYDSGFMTRRQCTFSKGLAVHSVQVDATTPDDERKYSGDIFDLPPDIANAQELADEFDNHWVSEEEYEVHAVSGIDYNQYFGGGIMYWNSSDYPGNGFSRPPSLSSDDSLWALREADMNRAVDDMVAFSSSYSTNGLTSPTAAAFCSPFDPVGTGPQTVSYVMSSNEVPGKVLHSSSVADAAGDEDTSGSLGNNLSGEMEGKAGDSHPYPILRPIIIPNLSRERSRSDFKRSVDHKSPCVPPTRREQPRIKRPPSPVVLCVPRAPRPPPPSPVSDSRKQRGFPSVRSGSSSPRHWGMRGWYHDGSNLDEACLRMDGAEVVWPSWRSNNLAVRSMIQPLPAALLQDRLIAMSQIPRDQEHPDVTIPLQPPELQSCSARGSSLSLMHGLLHDEIDSFCKQVAAENLSRRPYINWAVKRVTRSLQVLWPRSRTNVFGSNATGMSLPTSDVDLVVVLPPVRNLEPIKEAGILEGRNGIKETCLQHAARYLANQDWVKSDSLKTVENTAIPIIMLVVEVPQEVISSSMVQSLKEEPHCTHNEHGNDSHSDAIQLEDSSFPNSSGINFDASKESKSVRLDISFKSPSHTGLQTTEMVKALTDQFPAAIPLALVLKQFLADRSLDQSYSGGLSSYCLVLLIIRFLQHEHHLGRSINQSYGSLLMDFLYFFGNVFDPRQMRISVQGSGLYIKRERGCSIDPIHIDDPLYPTNNVGRNCFRIHQCIKAFSEAYSVLENELTFLNSDGESCSKPPYRLLPKIIPNLDVSNS
- the LOC112728186 gene encoding uncharacterized protein isoform X2, with amino-acid sequence MAHHQLIDSLTSHISLYHSHSQSQSSNPNPNPRSQIFKWFSSLSLQHRQSALTIVDPTFVQTLLRMISKLRSNGHGSFIVLPDLPSTHPPFLPTLCFKRSRGLLARAADSADSAVAGRVLFDSARLFESAEGNEGAGACSCSAACLDAFTVAENLVDDIDRFVDVMDRISNGGFLRGEENEIGNNWVELNWLKAMGYYRIEAFLANRIEVAMRLAWLNSGGGAGGGGGRKRGVKLKEKMNLAGVAANVFWRKKGCVDWWSNLDAVTRKRALTTILSRAAKPLTREILEVAHNASQDEIWLYSVGVDKFLQYNGTASAQRTTRAFPNDVELGTVVTPLAFCNKPPALARALNSLLVLLDVNMVITSVLNIDYDIGELFFSSLGSVCTVSDCILRKIRGLLMVISLDCTKFELLSEELDKSSSGRSKEKPSAFNRKKKGRTRNTKKQNHVPFTCVNGISHERLQKDIDCLVDNEKKADLVGSKEPPNDPLGKEISTGSISSTAKKDHTRRLDANKLRTNSRKSRKEKNKCKSTTTGREASNFQKSIIDAASTTIISEGGVGVCDRVFDKSSINAKNDYLNGSDIHSSSTKNSFAEAIEQENVEDLSKSCNGLGPQLCLASNQGKTMSQEIDCSTCDVDCNAQNPPAHELKHGSFYSKEDTGSLNSVCVPEADVKPSVPDKLTREVYVKEFGLLKERDRCLFECRNSAFSKCSPYEWPGVPSVYFPSFNSHLPPATDRLHLDVGRNWHNHFCHSFVPTLQQARNTPIEGGRNPILSRPIPMSLDWPPVFRGGMAAPPNGNYDSGFMTRRQCTFSKGLAVHSVQVDATTPDDERKYSGDIFDLPPDIANAQELADEFDNHWVSEEEYEVHAVSGIDYNQYFGGGIMYWNSSDYPGNGFSRPPSLSSDDSLWALREADMNRAVDDMVAFSSSYSTNGLTSPTAAAFCSPFDPVGTGPQTVSYVMSSNEVPGKVLHSSSVADAAGDEDTSGSLGNNLSGEMEGKAGDSHPYPILRPIIIPNLSRERSRSDFKRSVDHKSPCVPPTRREQPRIKRPPSPVVLCVPRAPRPPPPSPVSDSRKQRGFPSVRSGSSSPRHWGMRGWYHDGSNLDEACLRMDGAEVVWPSWRSNNLAVRSMIQPLPAALLQDRLIAMSQIPRDQEHPDVTIPLQPPELQSCSARGSSLSLMHGLLHDEIDSFCKQVAAENLSRRPYINWAVKRVTRSLQVLWPRSRTNVFGSNATGMSLPTSDVDLVVVLPPVRNLEPIKEAGILEGRNGIKETCLQHAARYLANQDWVKSDSLKTVENTAIPIIMLVVEVPQEVISSSMVQSLKEEPHCTHNEHGNDSHSDAIQLEDSSFPNSSGINFDASKESKSVRLDISFKSPSHTGLQTTEMVKALTDQFPAAIPLALVLKQFLADRSLDQSYSGGLSSYCLVLLIIRFLQHEHHLGRSINQSYGSLLMDFLYFFGNVFDPRQMRISVQGSGLYIKRERGCSIDPIHIDDPLYPTNNVGRNCFRIHQCIKAFSEAYSVLENELTFLNSDGESCSKPPYRLLPKIIPNLDVSNS
- the LOC112728186 gene encoding uncharacterized protein isoform X7: MAHHQLIDSLTSHISLYHSHSQSQSSNPNPNPRSQIFKWFSSLSLQHRQSALTIVDPTFVQTLLRMISKLRSNGHGSFIVLPDLPSTHPPFLPTLCFKRSRGLLARAADSADSAVAGRVLFDSARLFESAEGNEGAGACSCSAACLDAFTVAENLVDDIDRFVDVMDRISNGGFLRGEENEIGNNWVELNWLKAMGYYRIEAFLANRIEVAMRLAWLNSGGGAGGGGGRKRGVKLKEKMNLAGVAANVFWRKKGCVDWWSNLDAVTRKRALTTILSRAAKPLTREILEVAHNASQDEIWLYSVGVDKFLQYNGTASAQRTTRAFPNDVELGTVVTPLAFCNKPPALARALNSLLVLLDVNMVITSVLNIDYDIGELFFSSLGSVCTVSDCILRKIRGLLMVISLDCTKFELLSEELDKSSSGRSKEKPSAFNRKKKGRTRNTKKQNHVPFTCVNGISHERLQKDIDCLVDNEKKADLVGSKEPPNDPLGKEISTGSISSTAKKQDHTRRLDANKLRTNSRKSRKEKNKCKSTTTGREASNFQKSIIDAASTTIISEGGVGVCDRVFDKSSINAKNDYLNGSDIHSSSTKNSFAEAIEQENVEDLSKSCNGLGPQLCLASNQGKTMSQEIDCSTCDVDCNAQNPPAHELKHGSFYSKEDTGSLNSVCVPEADVKPSVPDKLTREVYVKEFGLLKERDRCLFECRNSAFSKCSPYEWPGVPSVYFPSFNSHLPPATDRLHLDVGRNWHNHFCHSFVPTLQQARNTPIEGGRNPILSRPIPMSLDWPPVFRGGMAAPPNGNYDSGFMTRRQCTFSKGLAVHSVQVDATTPDDERKYSGDIFDLPPDIANAQELADEFDNHWVSEEEYEVHAVSGIDYNQYFGGGIMYWNSSDYPGNGFSRPPSLSSDDSLWALREADMNRAVDDMVAFSSSYSTNGLTSPTAAAFCSPFDPVGTGPQTVSYVMSSNEVPGKVLHSSSVADAAGDEDTSGSLGNNLSGEMEGKAGDSHPYPILRPIIIPNLSRERSRSDFKRSVDHKSPCVPPTRREQPRIKRPPSPVVLCVPRAPRPPPPSPVSDSRKQRGFPSVRSGSSSPRHWGMRGWYHDGSNLDEACLRMDGAEVVWPSWRSNNLAVRSMIQPLPAALLQDRLIAMSQIPRDQEHPDVTIPLQPPELQSCSARGSSLSLMHGLLHDEIDSFCKQVAAENLSRRPYINWAVKRVTRSLQVLWPRSRTNVFGSNATGMSLPTSDVDLVVVLPPVRNLEPIKEAGILEGRNGIKETCLQHAARYLANQDWVKSDSLKTVENTAIPIIMLVVEVPQEVISSSMVQSLKEEPHCTHNEHESKSVRLDISFKSPSHTGLQTTEMVKALTDQFPAAIPLALVLKQFLADRSLDQSYSGFTNYTFSSA
- the LOC112728186 gene encoding uncharacterized protein isoform X4 — its product is MAHHQLIDSLTSHISLYHSHSQSQSSNPNPNPRSQIFKWFSSLSLQHRQSALTIVDPTFVQTLLRMISKLRSNGHGSFIVLPDLPSTHPPFLPTLCFKRSRGLLARAADSADSAVAGRVLFDSARLFESAEGNEGAGACSCSAACLDAFTVAENLVDDIDRFVDVMDRISNGGFLRGEENEIGNNWVELNWLKAMGYYRIEAFLANRIEVAMRLAWLNSGGGAGGGGGRKRGVKLKEKMNLAGVAANVFWRKKGCVDWWSNLDAVTRKRALTTILSRAAKPLTREILEVAHNASQDEIWLYSVGVDKFLQYNGTASAQRTTRAFPNDVELGTVVTPLAFCNKPPALARALNSLLVLLDVNMVITSVLNIDYDIGELFFSSLGSVCTVSDCILRKIRGLLMVISLDCTKFELLSEELDKSSSGRSKEKPSAFNRKKKGRTRNTKKQNHVPFTCVNGISHERLQKDIDCLVDNEKKADLVGSKEPPNDPLGKEISTGSISSTAKKDHTRRLDANKLRTNSRKSRKEKNKCKSTTTGREASNFQKSIIDAASTTIISEGGVGVCDRVFDKSSINAKNDYLNGSDIHSSSTKNSFAEAIEQENVEDLSKSCNGLGPQLCLASNQGKTMSQEIDCSTCDVDCNAQNPPAHELKHGSFYSKEDTGSLNSVCVPEADVKPSVPDKLTREVYVKEFGLLKERDRCLFECRNSAFSKCSPYEWPGVPSVYFPSFNSHLPPATDRLHLDVGRNWHNHFCHSFVPTLQQARNTPIEGGRNPILSRPIPMSLDWPPVFRGGMAAPPNGNYDSGFMTRRQCTFSKGLAVHSVQVDATTPDDERKYSGDIFDLPPDIANAQELADEFDNHWVSEEEYEVHAVSGIDYNQYFGGGIMYWNSSDYPGNGFSRPPSLSSDDSLWALREADMNRAVDDMVAFSSSYSTNGLTSPTAAAFCSPFDPVGTGPQTVSYVMSSNEVPGKVLHSSSVADAAGDEDTSGSLGNNLSGEMEGKAGDSHPYPILRPIIIPNLSRERSRSDFKRSVDHKSPCVPPTRREQPRIKRPPSPVVLCVPRAPRPPPPSPVSDSRKQRGFPSVRSGSSSPRHWGMRGWYHDGSNLDEACLRMDGAEVVWPSWRSNNLAVRSMIQPLPAALLQDRLIAMSQIPRDQEHPDVTIPLQPPELQSCSARGSSLSLMHGLLHDEIDSFCKQVAAENLSRRPYINWAVKRVTRSLQVLWPRSRTNVFGSNATGMSLPTSDVDLVVVLPPVRNLEPIKEAGILEGRNGIKETCLQHAARYLANQDWVKSDSLKTVENTAIPIIMLVVEVPQEVISSSMVQSLKEEPHCTHNEHESKSVRLDISFKSPSHTGLQTTEMVKALTDQFPAAIPLALVLKQFLADRSLDQSYSGGLSSYCLVLLIIRFLQHEHHLGRSINQSYGSLLMDFLYFFGNVFDPRQMRISVQGSGLYIKRERGCSIDPIHIDDPLYPTNNVGRNCFRIHQCIKAFSEAYSVLENELTFLNSDGESCSKPPYRLLPKIIPNLDVSNS